In a genomic window of Zingiber officinale cultivar Zhangliang chromosome 9B, Zo_v1.1, whole genome shotgun sequence:
- the LOC122023046 gene encoding uncharacterized protein LOC122023046 produces MDKAWMKLPRYSPEYINGVEVFLNYAYTKGNPQGVEILCPCAKCHNAFWRTRAVVLDHLIGYGFEKGYDVWVRHGEGLINLMDLNGDMDDREDAIDDIDGLLYEQFRDVAQEENGVGEGPNEDAKKFYNLLEDAKQELYPGCKNFTKLSFTIRLYLLKCLHGWSNASFNALLVLLRESMPQLNIPDSLNKTRGMIRDLGLDYKKIDACPNDCMLYWKDHENDTSCHVCGAPRWIENVEGDRQLEENKKAYKISGKVLRHFPLIPRLQRLFLCSKTAGSLRWHEEERSKDGKLRHPADGEAWKDFDKCHPNFASDSRNIRLGLTSDGFNPFRSMNVSHSTWPVVLIPYNFPPWWCMKAEYAMLSLLIPGPQSPGNNIDVYLQPLIEELKLLWDSGVETYDSSLNQTFQMRAALLWTISDFPGYAMLSGWSTKGKLACPCCNYNTNSTYLRYSRKMCYMDHRVFLPMDHEYRSNTRAFNGRKESRPPPTLLKGKDTLELLENFNNVFGKMQKKLTNGPWKKKSIFFELSYWKHNSLRHNLDVMHIEKNIFDNIIGTLLDIPGKTKDHEKARFDLQDMGIRKKLHPKETNEGKNIMFSKACFSMTPNEKTIFCGVLKKAKIPDGCASNISRCVHVAEKKIYGYKSHDAHFILHYLLQVAVRSTMSNQVSHPLIRLCSFFRCLCQKVIDVGDLNILQSEITETLCQLETIFPPSFFDIMVHLPIHLVDEIKLGGPVQFRWMYFPERYLGKLKSYVRNKSRPEGSIAEGYLVEECLTLCSRYLHGGVETRLNRMTRNSDRCDPCEVGIGHSIGSAKVISLEYKLRSQAHRYILFNHDEVQEFIREHENVITNVKKRKKWSKAKSQGQDFVEWFKNRALMDDVPDHLKELSRGPNTIARCFSSYVINGYRFHTKQRDAKRKTQNSGVSVVSVTQSFASTKDENPTTKPIAYYGSIIEIIELDYYGSSKFVLFRCDWYEVEDDKYGLTCVYFNKRCYVDDPFVLASQVHQCFYIEDPFDANRKYVMKTVPRDFFNMKDDINSNAQELYQSEPSDHAVNLAIVDSNYEVELVRDDMPATVIENPFLKSNMVESEDQLNFDATLSESMD; encoded by the exons ATGGACAAGGCGTGGATGAAATTACCAAGATATAGCCCAGAATACATTAATGGTGTTGAAGTTTTTCTAAATTATGCGTACACAAAAGGAAACCCCCAAGGAGTAGAGATTTTGTGCCCTTGTGCTAAATGCCACAATGCTTTTTGGAGGACAAGGGCAGTGGTGCTTGATCATTTAATTGGATACGGATTTGAAAAAGGATATGATGTTTGGGTTCGTCATGGTGAGGGGCTAATAAACCTGATGGATCTCAATGGTGATATGGATGATAGAGAGGATGCAATTGATGATATTGATGGACTATTGTATGAACAATTTAGAGATGTGGCACAAGAAGAAAATGGAGTTGGCGAAGGCCCTAATGAAGATGCTAAAAAGTTCTATAATCTACTTGAAGATGCAAAGCAAGAGTTGTACCCGGGTTGCAAAAACTTCACTAAATTGTCATTCACTATTCGACTGTATTTGTTGAAGTGCCTTCATGGTTGGAGTAATGCATCTTTCAATGCTTTATTAGTGCTGTTGAGAgaatctatgcctcaattgaatATTCCCGATTCATTAAACAAAACTAGAGGCATGATAAGGGATTTGGGGCTTGATTATAAAAAGAttgatgcttgccctaatgactGCATGCTATATTGGAAAGATCACGAGAATGACACCTCTTGCCATGTTTGTGGAGCTCCACGATGGATTGAGAATGTTGAAGGAGATCGCCAACTTGAGGAAAATAAGAAAGCTTACAAAATTTCCGGTAAAGTTTTGAGACACTTCCCCTTGATTCCTAGGCTTCAAAGGTTATTTTTGTGTTCAAAGACAGCTGGCTCATTAAGGTGGCATGAAGAGGAGCGTTCAAAGGATGGAAAGTTAAGGCATCCCGCGGATGGAGAGGCGTGGAAAGACTTCGATAAATGTCATCCTAACTTTGCCAGTGATTCACGAAACATAAGGCTTGGATTGACCAGTGATGGATTTAATCCTTTTAGATCCATGAATGTGTCTCACAGTACTTGGCCTGTGGTTTTGATACCATATAACTTTCCACCTTGGTGGTGTATGAAGGCTGAGTATGCTATGCTATCTTTATTAATCCCTGGCCCGCAATCACCAGGGAATAACATTGATGTGTACCTCCAACCATTGATTGAGGAGTTGAAGTTATTGTGGGATTCAGGAGTAGAAACATATGATTCTTCACTAAATCAAACTTTTCAAATGCGAGCAGCTCTATTGTGGACTATCAGTGATTTTCCTGGGTATGCTATGTTGAGTGGGTGGAGTACAAAAGGGAAATTAGCATGTCCTTGTTGCAATTATAACACTAATTCAACTTATTTGAGGTATAGTCGAAAGATGTGTTATATGGATCATCGTGTTTTTTTGCCTATGGATCATGAATATAGATCAAATACAAGGGCTTTTAATGGGAGAAAAGAATCCAGGCCTCCACCAACTTTGTTGAAAGGGAAAGATACCTTAGAATTATTAGAAAACTTCAATAATGTCTTTGGAAAGATGCAAAAAAAACTTACCAATGGTCCTTGGaagaaaaaatcaattttttttgagTTGTCATATTGGAAGCACAATAGCTTGCGCCATAACCTTGATGTGATGCATATagagaaaaatatatttgataatataattgggactttgttggatatcccagGGAAGACAAAAGATCATGAAAAAGCTCGTTTTGACTTACAAGACATGGGCATTAGAAAGAAACTTCATCCCAAAGAGACAAATGAAGGTAAAAATATAATGTTCTCAAAAGCATGTTTCTCCATGACTCCGAATGAGAAGACTATTTTCTGTGGTGTTTTAAAGAAAGCAAAAATACCAGATGGTTGTGCGTCAAACATCTCAAGATGTGTTCATGTTGCTGAGAAGAAAATTTATGGTTACAAAAGTCATGATGCACATTTCATTCTACATTACTTGCTACAAGTAGCTGTGAGAAGCACAATGTCCAACCAGGTTTCCCACCCTTTAATTCGTCTTTGTTCATTTTTTCGTTGCTTATGCCAAAAAGTAATTGACGTGGGGGATCTTAATATCTTGCAATCAGAGATTACTGAAACACTTTGCCAGTTGGAGACAATTTTTCCTCCTagtttttttgatataatggttcatttgcCTATACATCTAGTGGATGAGATAAAATTAGGAGGGCCAGTACAATTTCGATGGATGTACTTTCCAGAAAGATATTTAGGTAAATTGAAGAGTTATGTTCGTAACAAGAGTCGACCAGAAGGTTCTATTGCTGAGGGATACTTGGTTGAGGAATGCTTAACATTATGCTCACGATATTTGCATGGTGGTGTAGAAACAAGGCTTAATAGAATGACAAGGAATAGTGATAGATGTGATCCTTGTGAAGTTGGCATTGGTCATTCTATTGGAAGTGCAAAAGTAATTTCTCTGGAATACAAGTTAAGGAGTCAAGCCCACCGTTACATCTTGTTTAATCATGATGAAGTTCAAGAATTCATTAG GGAGCATGAAAACGTAATTAcaaatgttaaaaaaagaaagaagtggAGCAAAGCAAAGAGTCAAGGACAAGATTTCGTTGAGTGGTTCAAAAATCGTGCTTTGATGGATGATGTACCTGACCACCTTAAGGAGCTATCTAGAGGACCAAATACAATTGCAAGATGTTTTTCTAGCTATGTCATTAATGGTTACCGGTTTCATACAAAGCAACGTGATGCAAAACGCAAGACACAAAATAGTGGTGTTTCGGTGGTGTCAGTGACCCAAAGCTTTGCTAGCACTAAAGATGAAAATCCAACAACAAAACCAATAGCATACTATggatcaattattgaaataattgAACTGGACTACTATGGTAGTTCTAAATTTGTGTTATTTCGATGTGATTGGTATGAAGTTGAGGACGACAAGTATGGGTTGACTTGTGTTTACTTCAATAAGAGATGTTATGTAGATGATCCTTTTGTGTTGGCTTCTCAGGTCCACCAATGCTTCTATATTGAAGATCCTTTTGATGCTAATAGAAAATATGTTATGAAGACCGTTCCACGAGACTTTTTTAATATGAAAGATGATATAAATTCAAATGCCCAGGAGTTATATCAAAGCGAGCCGTCAGATCATGCTGTAAATCTAGCTATAGTTGATTCCAATTATGAAGTCGAGTTGGTCAGGGATGATATGCCGGCGACGGTTATTGAAAATCCATTTCTTAAGTCAAATATGGTGGAATCCGAAGATCAATTAAATTTTGATGCCACTTTGTCGGAATCCATGGATTAG